The Pseudodesulfovibrio hydrargyri genome segment GTTCATGGGCGTGATGACGTGCTTGTACGAGCTGATGTCCAGGCCCAGCCGCTTAGTGGCGTAATGGGCGATGTGGGTGAACACCTCGGAGTCGGACTGGTAGCCCTGGTAGCCGGTGACCCCGCGTGACATGAGATACTCGCGGATGGGCACGAAGGCGGTGTTCTCGCCGTTGGTCATGGTGGAGATGCCTTCAATGAAGAAGGGATGGCAGGCGTACAGGTTGATGGCGTAGTTGGTGTTCTGCCTGCCCTGGGCCAGGATGTGGCGGGCGTAGAGCTCCTCGCGGTCGAGCTTGAGGTACCCGGCGATGGCCATGGGATCGCCCACTTCCTTGATCATGATGGTGTCGGGCCAGAACGAGAAGACCATGATGTCGCCCTCGGCCTCGCCCATGGCCCGGAGGTCCAGGCGCATCTGGACCAGGTTGGAATCAACCTGGGCCTGGGTCATGCCTTTCCATTCGTCCGGAATCTTGAAGGCGATGGAGGCGTAGGTGCCCCGCTTGGGCGTCCCGACCGGCGGTTCGACGTCCGGCTTGAAGGTCGCGGAATACTTGGACTGAAATCCGTTTTTCGTCATGTATTCCGACATCCGCGCCAGACCGGCGTCGGTGAAGATGCCGGATAGAATGGGATATTCCTTGAGTTCCTCCCACGGTCCTCCCAGACCGCTCAGGAACAGTCCCACGCCGGAGCCGTCGTGCCCTTCCTTCATGACGTTGAGGGCATCGATGGCGCGCATGGGTGACACCGGGTCACGGCTTGTAAGCGCAAACAAACGGCACATGGTCTCGATTCACTCCACAGTTAAAGATCTTCCGCCCCGCCGCGAATAAACGACGGCACGCATAGCAGACACCGGAAAAAATCCAATGATCCCCAAAAATAGCAGCCTCACAGGGGGCGCATCCGGCAGGGCAAAAAAGCCTGCGATGCGACCGGGAAGCGGTCACGGCAGGCTCTTCGGCTCAAGCGTTTCACAATAATGCAACTTCCAAGGAGCTGTTTCCCGTTGCATTGTATATTGGCTGTATACAAATCCCGGAAGCAGAACCTAAATCAAAACGGGGAAACGTGCAACTGTAACATATTAATAAGCTTTGCCAAATTTGTAAAATGACAAAACAGGACAGACAAAGAATTACCCTAGCCCTCAAGAATGACAGGAGAATTAAATTCTCACGTCCAGGGCAACCCGGTTAAAAAAAGGCTACGAAATGGTGGAATCGGGGATGTCAGGCAGCAAAAATATCGGTTTTGATCGCCAAACGCGACGCAGCCGCCAAAAAATCGGCCGGTGAAGCCCCATACTGGCGGCAATACTTCTCGATTCTAGCCAGTAAATGAACATGCATGGACATTTCGAACTCCTCGAAGTCGCTTCCGTCCCCTTCAACCGAGATATTGATCGCTTTCCGGCCCTGGTTCTCAGGTTGGGCGAGCAAATCCTTCTTTTTCGAGGGCTCCGGGAGGAGTTCGCCGCCCTGAATACGGTCTTCCACGAACATGGCCAGGGCTTCGTGGGCATTGTCCACGGCCTCGTCCAGGTCCTCGCCGAAGCTGGTGCACTCCGGGAAATCCGGGAAGGTAACGGCCAGGCCGTGCTTCTCCTGTTCGAACAGCGCAACATACTGCATTTATCGCCTCCTCGGCTGCGGGTAGTGATGAAAGGATTTAGCGGGAATCGCCCTTCATGGACGCGATGACCCGCTTGCTCAGGAGCATGTAGACATCGGCCCCCTCCTGGAGGTGCCCGGCCAGGGTCTCGGCCTCCTCGCCCGCACCGCAGAACAGGTCCATGCGCGTGCCCTGGATGGCCCCGCCCGTGTCCTGGGCCAAGACCAGGGAGAAGAACGGGTCGGCCTGGCCGGTGTCATAGTCCATGAGCGCGGTCTTGAGGGCCACCACGCTGCCCAGCGGGATCATGGACCGGTCCACGGCCACACTGACGCGCGGGGTCAGAATGGAATTGATGGAGCCGAACGGCCCTTCGTCCGCCAGCCGGAAGAAGACGTAGCTCGGGTTGCGGAACAAGACGTCCTCGGCCACGCCCGGGTGTTCGTTCAGGAACCGGCGGATGCGCTGCATGCTCATCTCTTCTTTAGGTATATACCCCTTGTCGATGAGCACCTTGCCGATGGACACGTACTGGCGGCCGTTCTTGCCGCCGTAGAGGATGTGCTTGTAGCTCCCGTCCGGCAGGTCCAGCCTGCCGGACCCCTGGACCTGGAGAAAGAAGACGTCCACCGGATCGGCGGCCCAGGCGATCTCGTCGCCCGCCCCTTCCAGGGCACCCAGGCCATCGATGGCCGCACGGTCGAAATACGGTTCCACCTTGTCCCCTTCCACGCGATAGACCAGCTTCTGCCCGGCCCAGCGCGGATGGAAGCTGCCCAGATCCACCACCTTGAGGTCGGCTGGCACGCCGTAGAGCGGATACTTGTAGGTCGCATCAGGCGTGAGCGAGGCCTTGAGCCACGGCTCGTAGTAGCCGGTCAGCAAGGTGCCGGGCTCAAGCTTGTACCAGGTAAACCGCTCGGCAAGCAGGGATGGCGCATGGTCCAACAGGGCGAGAGTGGAGGCCAGTTCGGCCACGGACTCGCGCAGCTGCCCCCAGGTCAGGCGCAGGCCTGGCTGGTCCACGCAGACCGCGTTCTGCGGCCGGGAACGGATGTAGTGCAGGCTGGCCTCGATGCCGGGACGCAAATCCGTCCAGGAGCACAGATTCTGGGGCTTGAAGGAGAGGGATTCGGCCAGATCGTGGGCCGCGCCCTCCCCCACCGGCGCGAAGGTCGGGACCTGTGGGGCAGGTGGAGCCGGTTGCACCGGAGGTTCCGGGGTCGCCGGAGCGGGTGCCGGGGCCTTGGGAGCGCAACCGGCAGCGAGAAGGAGAAACAGAATGACTGAGCCGAACAGGGAATTCCTTGAAATCATTGAGCCGCCTCTTCGTGGTCGTCCAGGTCGTCGGCGTATTCCTCGAGATAGATCTGCAGCATGACCATGACGAAACTCAGGATCAGCGGGCCGTAGAAGATGCCCAGCATGCCGAAGGAATAGATGCCGCCGAGGATGGCGATGAAGATGTAGAAGGTGGAAACGCGCGAAGCCTCGCGCATGAATATGGGACGCAGGATGGTGTCGATGCCGACAACGAAAATGCCGCACCACAGGGCCAGGAAGATGGCCATTTTCCACTGCCCGGACAGGAACAGGTAGCCCACGGCGGGCACCCAGACCAGGCCGGTGCCGAGTACCGGAATGAGCGAGGACAGGGCCATCATGCCGCCCCAGAAGAAGGCGGGTATGCCTGCCACGGCCAGCCCCACTCCCCCGGCGAAGCCCTGGAGCACGGCCACCAGCAGGCAGCCCATGAGCACGCCCCGGGCGACCCGCTTCAGGCTGTCGATGATGTAGTCCTCCTGCTTGGGCCTAAGCGGCGAGAGCCGCTTGATGTAGGCGACCATCTTGGTGCCGTCGCGCATGAAGTAGAACAGGACGAAGACCATCAGCAGGAAGTGCATGACCAGCTTGGCTCCGTCCCGGGCGAGGGAGGTGCCGAAGGAGAGCATGTTCTGGGCGAACTCGCGGGAGTACTGCAGCACGCCCGCCTGGATCTGGACCTCGTCGATACGCAAAAAGGGCAACTGATCGTGGATCAGGCCCGCGTACTTGTCGAGCATCTCCAGGCTGAGGAAGGACTTGTAGGTCCCCTGGGCTATCCAGGCGTTCAGGGCCACCAGGGACTCCACGCCCTGGCTGATCAGGGCCATGAACAGGAAGGCCAGGGGCAAAACCAGGGCGAAGACGATGATCGCCACGGTCAGGGCCGAGGCCCATGTACGCCGCCCCTTGCACAGCCTGAGCGCCCAGTTGAACACCGGGGTGAACAGGACGGCCAGCACGGTGGAGAATATCATGGTGTGCATGAAGGGCTCCACCAGCGAGAACCCCAGATACAGGGAAAACAGCAGGAGGAGGATCAGGAACACCTTGTAGATGCCGCCGCTGATCAGCGGTGTCGGTCCGTTGAAATCGCTCATACTCGTTCAGGCTCCGTGGAGGGGAACAGCCAGGCTGGGTTCATTCCTTCTTCAGAGTTGATTGTATGATTGCGGCGACGGTGTCAACGTCAACGGGCTTGGAAAGATAATCGTCCATACCCGCGTGGATGCAGCGCTGCTCGTCCCCCCACATGGCCCGCGCGGTCAGGGCCACGATGGGCACGGCCGGGTCCAGACAGCCGGTTTCGGGGTCGCGGATGCGCCGGGTGGCCTCGATGCCGTCCATCACCGGCATCTCCACATCCATGAGCACGAGATCGAAGGACGACTCCTTCAAGGCCTCCACGGCCTGGGCACCGGTCTCGGCAAGGGTGACCGCGCAACCCATCTTTTCCAGCAGCCGGACGAGATAGCGCTGGTTGACCAGGTCGTCCTCGGCCACCAGGATTCGGACGCCCTTGAGCGGCGAGTCCACGCCCAGGACCGACGCGGACGGGGACGACGTCTCGTAGGGGCTGTACTCCAGGGGCACGGAGACCGAAAAGACGCTGCCCTTTCCCTCCTCGCTCGAGCAGCGCAGGCAGCCGCCCAGGAATTCCACAAGCCGGCCGGCTATGGCCAGCCCCAGCCCCAGGCCGCCCGAGGAGTGGTGCAGGTGATCCTCGCCCTGCTTGAAGCTCTCGAAGATCTCGTCCAACTTGTCGCTCGGAATGCCCACGCCGGTGTCGCGGATCAGTATCTGCACGGCCAGCGCGCCCTCGCCCTGGTCCGCGCAGTCGCCCTTTTCGGCCATGGAGACATCGACCAGAACCTGGCCCTCCGGGGTGAACTTGACTCCGTTGGCGATGAGGTTGCCGACCACCTGGCGCAGCTTGGCGGGGTCGCCCCGCACCCAGTCGGGAATGGCCGGGTCCAGGGAGTAATTCAGGCTCACGCCCTTGGCCGCGGCCGGACGCCGGTGTTGCGAGAGGATGCCGGTAATCAGGTCCTCAAGCCGAAAATCCATGACCCGCGCGGTCAGGGAGCTGGTCTCGAGCTTGGAGTAGTCGATGATCTGGTTGAGCACCGACAGCAGCCCCATGGAGGATTCCTTGATCAGCCGGACGTTCTCGCGGTACGGCTCGCCCAGGTCGGACATGAGCAGCAGTTCGGTCATGCCGAGCACGCCGGTCATGGGGGTGCGCAGCTCGTGGCTGACCGTGGCCAGGAACGAGGCCTTGGCCCGGCTGGCGGCCTCGGCCGCCAACTTGGCCTTGCGCAGTTCGCGCTCCATCTGGTGCTTGTACAGCCCGAGTTCGATGGCCGCGCGCAACTCGATATGGTCCACGGGCTTGACCAGATACCCGAAGGGTCCGGTCACCTTGGCCCACTGCAGGGTCTCCTCATCCACCACCACGGTCAGGTATATGACGGGAATGTCGAATCGGTTGCGCATCTCGCCCGCGGCCTCAAGCCCGTCCATCTCCCCTTCGAGCATAATGTCCATGAGCACGATGTCCGGAGCCAGCCTGTCGGCCAGGACAAGGGCCTCCTCGCCGCTGCCGGTCATGGCGAGCACGCCGTATCCGGCACGCTCCAGGGCCAGTTTGATGTCCAATTGGGCGACGGCGTCGTCTTCGACGACCAATATCTTGTTGGTAGGCATCTTTTTCTCCGTTGGAGGCCTGCTGCCGGTACGTTTTGATCCCTGCGCGTACCGTACCGCCGATCATACCACAGAAAAATGATAAATTTAATTTCCGGACCACCTTTGTCTCATTTTTTCAAAGTCGCAGAACAGAAATCATATTATCAAGGAATTTAACCGCAAAATCACGTCATTTATTCTGTATTTTAATAAGACAACAGTATTACATTCTGTTTTAAAGGATAAAACGGCAACCCGCGCCATCCGAGAACCACCTTGAAGTTTTCAGGTATTGAGGCTATGGAATACTGTCGTTCTATGAACAAAATCGTTCATATGACGAAGGAGAGGAACCTCTGCCCCGGGGCCGTGTACCCGGACGGAATCGGGGCAACGGATATCAACCAACCTAATGTTTCATTGGAGGAAAGGATGAAACGCATCATTACTCTCGTGGCCGTGCTGTCTCTGCTGCTGTGCGCCGCCATGTCCGCCCAGGCCGCCGACATCGAACTCGCCAAGACGTCCACCCTGGAGCAGATCGTCCAGCGGGGCACCCTGCGCGTGGGCCTCGAAGCCGGCTACATGCCCTTCGAGATGACCGACAAGAAGGGCAACATCGTCGGCTTCGACGTCGACATGGTCAGGGAAATGGCCAAGGCCATGGGCGTGAAGCTCGAACTCGTCAACACCGCTTGGGACGGCATCATCCCCGGCCTGCTCTCCGGCAAGTACGACATCATCGCCTCCGGTATGACCATCAACCAGGAACGCAACCTGAAGGTCAACTTCGCCAGCCCCTACATCATCGTCGGCCAGACCGCGCTGATCGCCAAGAAGTCCGCCGACAAGATCAAGTCCTGGAAAGACCTGAACCAGCCGGGCATCGTCATCACCTCGAAGCTGGGCACCACCGGCGAACAGGCCGCCAAGCGCCTCTTCCCCAAGGCCACCTACAAGTCCTTCGAGATGGAGGACCAGGCCATGCTGGAAACCATGAACGGCAAGTCCGACGCCACCGTCTACGACCTGCCCATGACCTCCATCTTCTACTCCCAGCACGGCAAGGACGCGGGCATGGTCTTCCTGGACGAGCCCTTCACCTACGAGCCGCTGGGCTGGGCCATCAACAAGGGTGACCCGGATTTCCTGAACTGGCTGAACAACTTCATCGTCCAGATCAAGAACGACGGCCGTTACGAGCGGATCTACAACAAGTGGTTCGGCTCCAACGACTGGTACGCCAACATCCAGTAACCGCCGACCGATTCTCCGGGGGCCGCTCTAAGCGGCCCCCGGTTTTTTTCCGCGCACCTATCCCATCGAGCTGACAATGAATGAAACCGCGAAGGTCGAGCCCAAGAAGGACATCGACAAAAATCTGATTTGGAAAACGGCGTATGCGGTCGCTCTCGTCGCGGTGTGCCTGGGCTTCTACTGGGCCACCACGCAGACCGACTACATCTGGCGCTGGAACCGCATCCCGAGATATTTCTACTACGTAGACACGGTCAACGTAACCGCCGAGATGGAAGGCGACGTGACCTCCATCACCAAGAAGGACGAGGATTCCGTGGTCATCGTCTCCGACGGCGCCGACTCGGAATACTATACCGTCCCGGGCTCCAAACTCGAGGTGAGCGAGGGACAGACCGTCTTTGTGGGCGACACCATCGGCACCTATTCCGAAGGCCGGATGGGGTTGCTGGTGGAAGGAACGATCATCACCATCGAGGTCAGCATCGTATCGATCTTCTTCGGCATCCTCATCGGCCTGTTCACCGGCCTGTCGAGGATTTCGACCAATCCATTCCTCAAGCTGTCGGCCATCACCTACATCGAGATCATCCGCGGCACCCCGCTGCTGGTCCAGATCATGATCTGGTACTTCGTGCTCGGCACCATCATCAACAACCTGCTGAGCAAGGCGGGCCTGTTCCAGGTTCCGGAGTTGTGGTTCGGCATCGCCTCCCTGGCCATTTTCGCCGGGGCCTACGTGGCCGAGATCGTCCGCGCCGGCATCCAGTCCATCCACAAGGGGCAGATGGAGGCGGCGCGCTCGCTCGGCATGACCAAGGCCACGGCCATGCGCAAGATCATCCTGCCCCAGGCCTTCAAGCGTATCCTGCCGCCCCTGGCCGGCCAGTTCATCAGCCTGATCAAGGACTCCTCGCTGCTCGGCGTCATCGCCATCCGCGAGTTGACCAAGGCCACCCGAGAGGCGGTCACCACCAGCCTGATGCCCTACGAACTGTGGTTCGTGTGCGGTGTGCTCTACCTGGTCATCACCTTCACCCTGTCCATGTTCGTCCAGTACCTTGAAAGAAGGACAGCGGAGGCCTAGCCATGATCGATGTCAAAAACGTATACAAAACCTTCTTCGTCCCGCACGAGGTCCAGGCCCTGCACGACGTGTCCTACCACATCAACCCCGGCGAGGTGGTCGTGGTCATCGGCCCGTCCGGGTCCGGCAAGTCCACCTTCCTGCGCTGCCTGAACCGCCTGGAAAAGGCCAACTCGGGCCACATCATGATCGACGGCGTGGACATCCTCGATCCCAAGACCAACATCAACAAGGTTCGCATGGACGTGGGCATGGTCTTCCAATCCTTCAACCTCTTCCCGCACCTGACCGTTCTGGAAAACGTCACCGTGGGCCAGACCTCGGTGCGCAAAAGGGGCAAGAAGGAATCCGCGGAAAAGGCCATGACTCTGCTGAACAAGGTCGGCATCCACGCCAAGGCCGAGAACTACCCCGGCCAGCTGTCCGGCGGCCAGATGCAGCGCGTGGCCATCGCCCGCGCCCTGGCCATGGACCCCAAGGTCATGCTCTTCGACGAGCCGACCTCGGCGCTGGACCCCGAGATGGTCGGCGAGGTCCTGGACGTCATGAAGGCCCTGGCCAAGGAAGGCATGACCATGGTCGTGGTCACCCACGAAATGGGCTTCGCCCGCGAAGTGGCCGACCAGGTCGTGTTCATGGACGAAGGCAAGATCGTCGAAGTGGGCACCCCGGAACACTTCTTCACCAACCCGCAGAACGACCGAACCAAGCTGTTCCTGAGCCAGATTCTGTAACCCCTGAGGGAAGAGGCGGTTTCACGGAAAAGGACACCGCTTCTTCCCTCATTTCCCCTCCTGCTTGCAATTTCCATATTCTCCCCCTTGGCTGGTCTTCGAGGCAGGCCACGTCTTCGGCGCGGAGTTGCCCCTTGAAGGCGGGCCGGGCAGGCCCCGCAAGAACAGCTCACAGTCGGCGCTTGTGCCCAGTCGGAAACCGGTGTATGTCTGCGCCCAAACCAAGGGCGACCCGGCGCCGTCCCCGGAACTGACCGCAATGAAAGATATTTCCACTCTGCACCCAAAAAAGATTCTGGTCTGCCAGCTCAGGCAGATCGGCGACGTGCTCCTGTCCACGCCGTCCATACAACTGTTGAAGGAACGGTTTCCGGACGCGGAGATTCATCTGCTGACCGAGAAGAAGTGCCTTCCGGTGGTGGAGAACAACCCCCACCTGTCCCACGTCTGGGCCATCGACAAAAAGGAACTCCGGAATCCCCTCACGGCCCTGCTCTGGTACCGCAAGGTGGGCCGCGGCGGTTACGACCTGATCGTGGACTTCCAGCGGCTGCCCCGCTGCCGGTACGTGATCCTGTTCTCGGGCGCGGCGGTCAAGCTGACCCAGCACACCGCCTGGTACAACAGGCTCTTCTACACCCACTTCAGCGACGTGATCTACGGCTACGCGGCCATGCTCAAGGCGTCCATCCTGCGGCCGCTGGGCATCCATTGGGACGGGGAACTGCCCAGGCTATACCTGACCGACGAGGAACGGGCCTGGGCCGAGGAATTCATCCGGACCGAGGGCATGGAGCAAAACCGCTTCGTGACCATCGACCCGTCCCACCGGCGGATCACCCGCAAATGGCCCGAACGCCACTTCGCCGGGCTGATCAGGCTCATGCGCGAGAAGCGTCCCGAACTCAAATTTTTCATCCTCTACGGCCCGGGCGAGATCGACGTGGCCCGCAAGGTGGCCGAACTGGCGGGCGAGGGCGTGGTCGTCTCCGAGCACATGCTTACCCTGCGCGAGATGGCCGCAGTCCAGGAAATGGCCGCCCTGCACGTGGGCAACTGCTCGGCCCCCCGGCACTTCGCCGTGGCCGTGGACACCCCGTCCCTGGCCATCCACGGGGCCACCGGTTTCGGCTGGTGCCCCAAGTCCGAGCGCCACTCCAGCGTGGACAAGGGGCTGCCCTGCCGCTCCTGCAACAAGAACTCCTGCGATACCCTGGAGTGCCTGGAGACTTTCCTCCCCGAGGAATGCCTGGACGAAGCCCTGCGCCTGCTCGCCCTCAAGTACAAGTGAACGCCCAAGCCGTTCCCGCCGCGCCTTGCCATGGGCATGGACAGGATATATACAGTGGAGCATCATCATTCGCCATTTTCACGGCCAACGCCGTTGGAGCAGCATGCATCTCAATAACAAGACAATACTGGTCACCGGGGCGGACGGGTTCATCGGCTCCCACCTGGTGGAACACCTGGTCCGGCAGGGCTACACGGTCCGCGCATTCGTCCTGTACAACTCCTTCAACTCCTGGGGCTGGCTAGACGAGTCTCCCAAGGAGATTCGGGATTCCCTGGAGATCTTCGCGGGCGACATCCGCGACCCCAACGGGGTGCGCGAGGCCATGAAAGGGTGCGACGTGGTCATGCACCTGGCCGCACTCATCGCCATCCCCTATTCCTACCACTCCCCGGACACCTATGTGGACACCAACGTCAAGGGCACCCTGAACGTGGTCCAGGCGGCCCGCGACCTGGGCGTGGAACGGTGCGTGGTCACTTCCACCAGCGAAGTCTACGGCACGGCCAGGTTCGTACCCATCACCGAAGACCACCCACTTCAGGGCCAGTCGCCCTACTCGGCCACCAAGATCGGGGCGGACCAGATCGCCATGAGTTTTTACAACGCCTTCGAAACCCCGGTGTCCGTCATCCGCCCGTTCAACACCTACGGCCCCAGGCAGTCCGCCCGCGCGGTCATCCCCACGGTCATCACCCAGATCGGCAACGGGGCCAGAACGATCAAGCTCGGAGCCCTGACGCCCACTAGGGACTTCAACTTCGTATCCGACACCGTGCGCGGCTTCGAGGCCGTGACCGCGTCCGACGCCTGCGTGGGCGAGGTGGTCAACGTGGGCAGCGGCTTCGAGGTCTCCATCGGCGACACGGCCAAGGCCATTGCCGAGGTCATGGGCGCGGACATCGAGATCGTCTGCGAGCAGGAGCGTATCCGCCCGGCCAAAAGCGAGGTGGAGCGGCTGTTCGCGGGCAACGAGAAGGCCAAACGGCTGTGCGGCTGGGAGCCGGAATTCGGCGGGCTCGACGGTTTCAAGCGGGGCCTCAAGCTGACCGCCGAGTGGTTCGCCGACCCGGACAACCTGCGGCGCTACAAGGCCGACATATACAATATATAGGATCGATCGTGGACGACATCATCCAATTCATACGGCAGCTCTACGGCGAGCCGGAGGCCTTCATTCCCCTGCATGCCCCGGTCTTCACCGGGCGGGAAAAGGAATACCTGTCCCACTGCATCGACACCACCTTCGTGTCCAGCGTGGGCGAATACGTGACCCGGTTCGAGGAGATGACCCGCGACTTCACCGGCGCA includes the following:
- a CDS encoding AI-2E family transporter; this translates as MSDFNGPTPLISGGIYKVFLILLLLFSLYLGFSLVEPFMHTMIFSTVLAVLFTPVFNWALRLCKGRRTWASALTVAIIVFALVLPLAFLFMALISQGVESLVALNAWIAQGTYKSFLSLEMLDKYAGLIHDQLPFLRIDEVQIQAGVLQYSREFAQNMLSFGTSLARDGAKLVMHFLLMVFVLFYFMRDGTKMVAYIKRLSPLRPKQEDYIIDSLKRVARGVLMGCLLVAVLQGFAGGVGLAVAGIPAFFWGGMMALSSLIPVLGTGLVWVPAVGYLFLSGQWKMAIFLALWCGIFVVGIDTILRPIFMREASRVSTFYIFIAILGGIYSFGMLGIFYGPLILSFVMVMLQIYLEEYADDLDDHEEAAQ
- a CDS encoding glutamate synthase; translation: MCRLFALTSRDPVSPMRAIDALNVMKEGHDGSGVGLFLSGLGGPWEELKEYPILSGIFTDAGLARMSEYMTKNGFQSKYSATFKPDVEPPVGTPKRGTYASIAFKIPDEWKGMTQAQVDSNLVQMRLDLRAMGEAEGDIMVFSFWPDTIMIKEVGDPMAIAGYLKLDREELYARHILAQGRQNTNYAINLYACHPFFIEGISTMTNGENTAFVPIREYLMSRGVTGYQGYQSDSEVFTHIAHYATKRLGLDISSYKHVITPMNDDEMRDHPDRAFLSDLKRACRKLIIDGPNCVIGCLPDGSMFMAQDRKKLRPGVVGGNPELGIYGFSSEICGLNAAIPDRDRTKDFQPMHLDTAIVGPDCREVLQCSQKDPLRQQL
- a CDS encoding transporter substrate-binding domain-containing protein; translation: MKRIITLVAVLSLLLCAAMSAQAADIELAKTSTLEQIVQRGTLRVGLEAGYMPFEMTDKKGNIVGFDVDMVREMAKAMGVKLELVNTAWDGIIPGLLSGKYDIIASGMTINQERNLKVNFASPYIIVGQTALIAKKSADKIKSWKDLNQPGIVITSKLGTTGEQAAKRLFPKATYKSFEMEDQAMLETMNGKSDATVYDLPMTSIFYSQHGKDAGMVFLDEPFTYEPLGWAINKGDPDFLNWLNNFIVQIKNDGRYERIYNKWFGSNDWYANIQ
- a CDS encoding NAD-dependent 4,6-dehydratase LegB; the encoded protein is MHLNNKTILVTGADGFIGSHLVEHLVRQGYTVRAFVLYNSFNSWGWLDESPKEIRDSLEIFAGDIRDPNGVREAMKGCDVVMHLAALIAIPYSYHSPDTYVDTNVKGTLNVVQAARDLGVERCVVTSTSEVYGTARFVPITEDHPLQGQSPYSATKIGADQIAMSFYNAFETPVSVIRPFNTYGPRQSARAVIPTVITQIGNGARTIKLGALTPTRDFNFVSDTVRGFEAVTASDACVGEVVNVGSGFEVSIGDTAKAIAEVMGADIEIVCEQERIRPAKSEVERLFAGNEKAKRLCGWEPEFGGLDGFKRGLKLTAEWFADPDNLRRYKADIYNI
- a CDS encoding amino acid ABC transporter ATP-binding protein, with the protein product MIDVKNVYKTFFVPHEVQALHDVSYHINPGEVVVVIGPSGSGKSTFLRCLNRLEKANSGHIMIDGVDILDPKTNINKVRMDVGMVFQSFNLFPHLTVLENVTVGQTSVRKRGKKESAEKAMTLLNKVGIHAKAENYPGQLSGGQMQRVAIARALAMDPKVMLFDEPTSALDPEMVGEVLDVMKALAKEGMTMVVVTHEMGFAREVADQVVFMDEGKIVEVGTPEHFFTNPQNDRTKLFLSQIL
- a CDS encoding amino acid ABC transporter permease (The N-terminal region of this protein, as described by TIGR01726, is a three transmembrane segment that identifies a subfamily of ABC transporter permease subunits, which specificities that include histidine, arginine, glutamine, glutamate, L-cystine (sic), the opines (in Agrobacterium) octopine and nopaline, etc.); its protein translation is MNETAKVEPKKDIDKNLIWKTAYAVALVAVCLGFYWATTQTDYIWRWNRIPRYFYYVDTVNVTAEMEGDVTSITKKDEDSVVIVSDGADSEYYTVPGSKLEVSEGQTVFVGDTIGTYSEGRMGLLVEGTIITIEVSIVSIFFGILIGLFTGLSRISTNPFLKLSAITYIEIIRGTPLLVQIMIWYFVLGTIINNLLSKAGLFQVPELWFGIASLAIFAGAYVAEIVRAGIQSIHKGQMEAARSLGMTKATAMRKIILPQAFKRILPPLAGQFISLIKDSSLLGVIAIRELTKATREAVTTSLMPYELWFVCGVLYLVITFTLSMFVQYLERRTAEA
- the mltA gene encoding murein transglycosylase A; this encodes MQPAPPAPQVPTFAPVGEGAAHDLAESLSFKPQNLCSWTDLRPGIEASLHYIRSRPQNAVCVDQPGLRLTWGQLRESVAELASTLALLDHAPSLLAERFTWYKLEPGTLLTGYYEPWLKASLTPDATYKYPLYGVPADLKVVDLGSFHPRWAGQKLVYRVEGDKVEPYFDRAAIDGLGALEGAGDEIAWAADPVDVFFLQVQGSGRLDLPDGSYKHILYGGKNGRQYVSIGKVLIDKGYIPKEEMSMQRIRRFLNEHPGVAEDVLFRNPSYVFFRLADEGPFGSINSILTPRVSVAVDRSMIPLGSVVALKTALMDYDTGQADPFFSLVLAQDTGGAIQGTRMDLFCGAGEEAETLAGHLQEGADVYMLLSKRVIASMKGDSR
- a CDS encoding type II toxin-antitoxin system HicB family antitoxin, encoding MQYVALFEQEKHGLAVTFPDFPECTSFGEDLDEAVDNAHEALAMFVEDRIQGGELLPEPSKKKDLLAQPENQGRKAINISVEGDGSDFEEFEMSMHVHLLARIEKYCRQYGASPADFLAAASRLAIKTDIFAA
- a CDS encoding hybrid sensor histidine kinase/response regulator; this encodes MPTNKILVVEDDAVAQLDIKLALERAGYGVLAMTGSGEEALVLADRLAPDIVLMDIMLEGEMDGLEAAGEMRNRFDIPVIYLTVVVDEETLQWAKVTGPFGYLVKPVDHIELRAAIELGLYKHQMERELRKAKLAAEAASRAKASFLATVSHELRTPMTGVLGMTELLLMSDLGEPYRENVRLIKESSMGLLSVLNQIIDYSKLETSSLTARVMDFRLEDLITGILSQHRRPAAAKGVSLNYSLDPAIPDWVRGDPAKLRQVVGNLIANGVKFTPEGQVLVDVSMAEKGDCADQGEGALAVQILIRDTGVGIPSDKLDEIFESFKQGEDHLHHSSGGLGLGLAIAGRLVEFLGGCLRCSSEEGKGSVFSVSVPLEYSPYETSSPSASVLGVDSPLKGVRILVAEDDLVNQRYLVRLLEKMGCAVTLAETGAQAVEALKESSFDLVLMDVEMPVMDGIEATRRIRDPETGCLDPAVPIVALTARAMWGDEQRCIHAGMDDYLSKPVDVDTVAAIIQSTLKKE
- a CDS encoding glycosyltransferase family 9 protein, giving the protein MKDISTLHPKKILVCQLRQIGDVLLSTPSIQLLKERFPDAEIHLLTEKKCLPVVENNPHLSHVWAIDKKELRNPLTALLWYRKVGRGGYDLIVDFQRLPRCRYVILFSGAAVKLTQHTAWYNRLFYTHFSDVIYGYAAMLKASILRPLGIHWDGELPRLYLTDEERAWAEEFIRTEGMEQNRFVTIDPSHRRITRKWPERHFAGLIRLMREKRPELKFFILYGPGEIDVARKVAELAGEGVVVSEHMLTLREMAAVQEMAALHVGNCSAPRHFAVAVDTPSLAIHGATGFGWCPKSERHSSVDKGLPCRSCNKNSCDTLECLETFLPEECLDEALRLLALKYK